One Thiocapsa bogorovii DNA segment encodes these proteins:
- a CDS encoding anthranilate phosphoribosyltransferase, with translation MSSQASVSSDAKTQMRSIIQRIATGPELSKDISTEEARIGMSAILDNAVDPVQAGIFLIALRMKRETDDEVKGILDAVREATGHVVANVDDVVDIADPYDGYNRCLPASPFLMPVLAECGVPAISHGAHAVGPKFGVTHRHILDAAGVPVDLSPVEAAERLADPALGWSYVDQRAFCAPLHNLVDLRSTIVKRQAITTVEVLARPIHGRKHTHLVTGYVHKPYPRIYAMLARHAGFHSALLIRGVEGGVIPSLRQKGTCFNYQQMSEEQSFEVDPADLGIAQSVRAVPLPEDLPQTTRPGDEIAVAVDVLATAQVAAEAGIAALEGAQGPTYDSLVFAGALILWHLGREDSLEVAADRIRDVLDSGKAAKRVR, from the coding sequence ATGAGTAGTCAGGCCAGCGTATCGAGCGACGCCAAGACCCAGATGCGCTCCATCATCCAGCGCATCGCAACCGGTCCGGAGCTCTCCAAGGACATCTCCACGGAGGAGGCCCGGATCGGCATGAGCGCCATCCTGGACAACGCGGTCGACCCGGTGCAGGCCGGCATCTTTCTGATCGCCTTGCGGATGAAGCGCGAGACCGACGACGAGGTCAAGGGCATCCTGGACGCGGTCCGAGAGGCCACGGGGCATGTCGTTGCGAACGTCGACGACGTCGTCGACATCGCCGATCCCTACGACGGCTACAACCGCTGCCTGCCGGCGTCGCCTTTCCTGATGCCCGTACTCGCCGAGTGCGGTGTCCCGGCGATCAGTCACGGTGCACATGCGGTCGGGCCCAAGTTCGGCGTGACCCACCGCCATATCCTGGACGCGGCCGGTGTGCCGGTCGACCTCTCGCCGGTCGAGGCGGCGGAGCGACTGGCCGATCCCGCGCTCGGCTGGAGCTATGTCGACCAACGCGCCTTCTGCGCCCCGCTGCACAACCTGGTCGATCTGCGCTCCACCATCGTCAAGCGTCAGGCCATCACCACGGTTGAGGTCTTGGCCCGGCCGATCCATGGACGCAAGCACACCCATCTGGTCACGGGGTACGTCCACAAGCCTTATCCGCGCATCTACGCCATGTTGGCACGGCATGCCGGTTTTCATTCGGCCCTTCTGATCCGCGGTGTGGAGGGCGGCGTCATCCCTTCGCTGCGCCAGAAGGGCACCTGCTTCAACTATCAGCAGATGTCGGAGGAACAGTCGTTCGAGGTCGATCCGGCCGACCTGGGGATCGCCCAGTCGGTACGCGCCGTCCCCTTGCCGGAGGATCTGCCCCAAACCACCCGACCGGGCGACGAGATCGCCGTGGCGGTCGATGTGCTGGCCACCGCGCAGGTTGCGGCTGAGGCGGGCATCGCCGCCTTGGAAGGCGCGCAAGGTCCGACCTACGACAGCTTGGTGTTCGCGGGCGCGCTGATCCTCTGGCATCTCGGGCGGGAAGACTCCCTGGAGGTCGCCGCGGACCGCATCCGCGATGTACTGGATTCGGGCAAGGCGGCGAAACGGGTGCGTTGA
- a CDS encoding DUF3611 family protein, producing the protein MMYWIVALLALAELGIGWSFTSFAEGAPNAELVSLIHIAVGIVLAALVIIVPIRRLFSRSPEYPAARPHWLQISLRVSESLLFILLLVSALTGYLAWAFSGGSVPSWTQWLPSSVPIGQHVDALFNRWHEIAAIAVTVPILATLLLLTWGALRGHRMPHLIPRHRRVLVPHEASSEAAPGKGPEPEPEPDPALLDKGRALARHLKIFGAIAFWVQLCLGLIAALLLVVTTSSSYYEEHLPTMPYGFSWAEGLVWAYLSLGVLTLTVIGFYSCILLARSLRHGETPEAGGTTAKRLISTINFSSALGLTLAILGTAFSIALLISKTVSQPPGIAITDPQAIVRAVDVFVLLANFDIVVAHFIGILVCLWFLNRLHHFGWWPTPSSA; encoded by the coding sequence ATGATGTATTGGATCGTTGCACTGCTGGCACTGGCCGAGCTCGGTATCGGATGGTCGTTCACCTCCTTTGCGGAGGGTGCGCCGAACGCGGAGCTTGTCTCGCTGATTCATATCGCGGTCGGCATCGTCCTCGCCGCGCTGGTCATCATCGTTCCGATCCGGCGGCTCTTCTCCCGGTCCCCGGAGTATCCGGCTGCCCGCCCGCATTGGCTCCAGATCTCGTTGCGGGTCTCGGAGTCGCTGCTGTTCATCCTGCTCCTCGTCAGCGCGCTGACCGGCTACCTGGCTTGGGCCTTCAGTGGAGGGTCGGTGCCGAGCTGGACCCAGTGGCTGCCGTCTTCGGTCCCGATCGGCCAACACGTGGACGCGCTGTTCAACCGTTGGCATGAGATCGCGGCCATCGCGGTGACGGTACCGATCCTCGCGACGCTGCTGCTGCTCACGTGGGGTGCGCTCAGGGGCCACCGGATGCCGCACCTGATTCCACGCCACCGGCGGGTGCTGGTGCCGCACGAGGCATCGTCGGAGGCCGCACCGGGCAAGGGGCCGGAGCCAGAGCCGGAACCGGACCCGGCTCTGCTGGACAAGGGTCGGGCGCTCGCGCGACACCTGAAGATCTTCGGCGCCATCGCGTTCTGGGTGCAGCTCTGTCTGGGCCTGATCGCCGCGCTGCTGCTGGTCGTCACCACCTCGAGCAGCTATTACGAGGAGCACCTGCCGACAATGCCCTACGGCTTCTCCTGGGCCGAAGGTCTCGTCTGGGCCTATCTATCGCTTGGCGTGCTGACACTGACCGTCATCGGCTTCTATTCCTGCATCCTGCTCGCGCGCTCATTGAGGCACGGCGAGACGCCGGAGGCCGGCGGAACGACTGCGAAGCGGCTGATCTCGACCATCAATTTTTCCAGCGCGTTGGGGCTGACGCTGGCGATCCTTGGCACCGCCTTCAGCATCGCACTGCTGATCTCGAAGACCGTCTCCCAACCGCCGGGCATTGCGATCACCGACCCTCAGGCCATTGTTCGCGCAGTCGACGTCTTCGTCCTGCTGGCGAACTTCGACATCGTTGTCGCGCACTTTATCGGCATCCTGGTCTGTCTGTGGTTCTTGAATCGCCTGCACCATTTCGGCTGGTGGCCGACACCGAGCAGCGCATGA
- the arsJ gene encoding organoarsenical effux MFS transporter ArsJ, producing the protein MDTETRNYLTVTAGYWAFTVTDGAIRMLVVLYFHLLGYSPFEVAMLFLFYEVFGIVTNLVGGWLGARIGLNLTMHIGMGLQVMALVMLTVPDAWLSVAYVMVAQAMSGIAKDLNKMSAKATVKTLVGAGGESRLFKYVAVLTGSKNALKGAGFFIGAALLELIGFRGALAALAGMLAVVLIVTAILLPSGVGRMASKPKFTQVFSNTPAINWLSAARFFLFGARDVWFVVGLPVFLYSVLGWSFTRVGTFMAAWVIGYGMVQAAAPRLLHLGRSRQAARRHPGGRTARRWALLLATVPAGMAFALHQGWPPGEVLIAGLMLFGVFFAINSAVHSYLILAYSDFEKVSMSVGFYYMANAGGRLAGTVLSGLVYQTQGIEGCLWWSSAFALAAFVLSLRLPEVCETKPAAVPA; encoded by the coding sequence ATGGACACCGAGACGCGTAACTATCTGACCGTCACTGCCGGCTATTGGGCCTTTACCGTCACCGACGGGGCGATCCGGATGCTGGTGGTGCTTTATTTCCACCTGCTCGGCTATTCGCCGTTCGAGGTGGCGATGTTGTTTCTCTTCTACGAGGTCTTCGGCATCGTCACCAATCTGGTCGGAGGCTGGCTCGGTGCGCGCATCGGGCTGAACCTGACCATGCACATCGGCATGGGGTTGCAGGTGATGGCGCTCGTCATGCTGACGGTGCCGGATGCTTGGCTGAGCGTGGCGTATGTGATGGTTGCCCAGGCGATGTCGGGAATCGCCAAGGACCTGAACAAGATGTCGGCCAAGGCGACGGTGAAGACCCTGGTCGGGGCGGGCGGCGAGTCGCGGCTGTTCAAATATGTCGCCGTTCTCACCGGCTCGAAGAACGCGCTGAAGGGTGCCGGATTCTTCATCGGCGCGGCGCTGCTCGAGCTGATCGGATTTCGCGGTGCCTTGGCGGCGCTCGCCGGGATGCTCGCGGTCGTGCTGATCGTGACCGCGATCCTGCTGCCCTCAGGCGTCGGTCGCATGGCGTCCAAGCCCAAGTTCACACAGGTCTTCTCCAACACGCCGGCGATCAACTGGCTCTCGGCGGCGCGCTTCTTTCTCTTCGGCGCGCGTGATGTCTGGTTTGTGGTCGGTCTGCCGGTGTTTCTCTATTCGGTCCTGGGCTGGAGCTTCACCCGGGTCGGCACCTTCATGGCGGCGTGGGTGATCGGTTACGGGATGGTGCAGGCCGCAGCCCCGCGTCTGTTGCACCTCGGGCGGTCCCGTCAGGCGGCTCGGCGTCATCCGGGCGGTCGCACCGCGCGGCGTTGGGCCTTGTTGCTGGCGACCGTGCCCGCGGGCATGGCCTTCGCGCTTCACCAAGGCTGGCCGCCGGGCGAGGTGCTGATCGCCGGTCTGATGCTGTTCGGCGTGTTCTTCGCCATCAACTCGGCGGTGCATTCCTATCTGATCCTGGCCTACTCGGACTTCGAGAAGGTCTCGATGAGCGTCGGGTTCTATTACATGGCGAATGCCGGCGGGCGGCTCGCGGGGACAGTGCTCTCGGGTCTGGTCTATCAGACGCAGGGCATCGAAGGTTGTCTATGGTGGTCGAGCGCCTTTGCGCTCGCCGCCTTCGTACTCTCGCTGCGCCTGCCCGAGGTTTGCGAGACCAAGCCGGCGGCGGTTCCCGCCTGA
- a CDS encoding ArsJ-associated glyceraldehyde-3-phosphate dehydrogenase: MSIRIGINGFGRMGRLGLRAAWGRDGLELVRINEIAADAAGSAHLLKFDSVHGVWGAECAGEGDAIRIDDRSIAYSRNPALADTDWSDCDIVIEATGKHHKKPETLRGYFDQGVKKILVAAPTDGALNIVYGVNHHLYDPDEHHLVTAASCTTNCLAPVVKIMHERIGVRHGTMTTIHDITNTQRIVDLGHKDLRRARACGQSLIPTSTGSAKAITKIFPELTGKLNGLAVRVPLLNASLTDFVFEAARAVTAEEVNAHFKAASEGELSGILGYEERPLVSVDYKDDPRSSIIDALSTLVIDETQVKVLAWYDNEWGYVNRMVDIAQMLGEGL; this comes from the coding sequence ATGAGCATACGTATCGGGATCAACGGCTTCGGCCGAATGGGGCGACTGGGTCTGCGCGCGGCCTGGGGTCGGGACGGGCTTGAGCTTGTCCGCATCAACGAGATCGCGGCGGATGCCGCCGGATCGGCGCATCTGCTGAAATTCGACTCGGTTCACGGCGTGTGGGGGGCTGAGTGCGCGGGCGAGGGCGACGCGATCCGGATCGACGACCGGTCGATCGCCTACAGCCGCAACCCGGCCTTGGCCGACACCGATTGGTCGGACTGCGACATCGTCATCGAGGCGACCGGCAAGCACCACAAGAAGCCCGAGACGCTGAGGGGCTACTTCGATCAAGGGGTCAAGAAGATCTTGGTCGCGGCACCGACGGACGGTGCCCTGAACATCGTCTACGGCGTCAACCATCACCTCTACGACCCGGACGAGCACCATTTGGTCACGGCGGCCTCCTGCACGACCAATTGTCTGGCGCCTGTGGTGAAAATCATGCACGAGCGGATCGGGGTCCGCCACGGCACCATGACGACCATCCACGACATCACCAACACCCAGCGGATCGTCGATCTCGGGCACAAGGATCTGCGCCGCGCGCGTGCCTGCGGCCAGTCGTTGATCCCGACCAGCACCGGGTCGGCGAAGGCCATCACCAAGATCTTTCCGGAGCTCACGGGCAAATTGAACGGTCTGGCCGTGCGCGTGCCCCTCCTCAATGCCTCGCTGACCGACTTCGTGTTCGAGGCCGCCCGGGCGGTGACGGCCGAGGAGGTCAACGCGCACTTCAAGGCCGCGTCGGAGGGCGAGCTGTCGGGGATCCTGGGCTACGAGGAGCGTCCGCTGGTCTCGGTCGATTACAAGGACGACCCGCGTTCGTCGATCATCGACGCGCTCTCCACCCTGGTTATCGACGAGACGCAGGTGAAGGTGTTGGCTTGGTACGACAACGAATGGGGCTATGTGAATCGGATGGTGGACATTGCGCAGATGTTGGGGGAGGGGCTTTAG
- a CDS encoding non-heme iron oxygenase ferredoxin subunit, translating into MDKPFVAVAGTDQIAPGKFLKVVVDNQAYIVANVDGRFYAVEDNCSHEDYPLSYGCLDGDRIKCSLHGSRFSLATGEPMDEPADEPIRTYRLVVAEGQIWIDPS; encoded by the coding sequence ATGGACAAACCTTTTGTCGCCGTCGCCGGCACGGACCAGATCGCGCCCGGCAAGTTTCTGAAGGTCGTCGTGGACAACCAGGCGTATATCGTCGCCAACGTCGACGGGCGCTTTTATGCCGTCGAAGACAACTGCAGCCACGAGGACTATCCGCTCTCCTACGGCTGTCTCGACGGGGATCGAATCAAGTGCTCGCTGCACGGCAGCCGCTTCAGCCTCGCCACCGGCGAGCCGATGGACGAGCCGGCGGACGAGCCGATTCGGACCTATCGACTCGTCGTCGCGGAGGGGCAGATCTGGATCGATCCGAGCTGA
- a CDS encoding amylo-alpha-1,6-glucosidase, with translation MPDQPFDNSPSAEQAVAEGLERAMALLHACSTAHGFVASPSAGQNYHRIWGRDGVIIALAALQTHDGELRETARRTLQTLATYQGPHGEIPSNVDPGTKRISYGGTTGRVDADLWFVIGCGEYWRATGDDAFLERLLPVIERVRFLLGAWEFNARGLLYIPLTGDWADEYLHNGYVLYDQLLYLQAQRTLARIHAAVHGSPDHVLQDQTGRLLHLIRANYWFDGEGIPDDAYHEVLYRKGLQAAPHCGGQHWMASFSPSGYGYRFDAFANVLASLFDVADDTQRARVDAFIGEQTADYELPLLPAFHPVIEPVDEDWESLQVMFSYSFKNRPYEFHNGGLWPVVTGFYVADLARRQRFDEARRYLHGIHRANALVMESEAWAFPEYVHGRKFTPGGTRHQGWSAAAAIIGHHAVQGRGPFRIDAHVG, from the coding sequence ATGCCGGATCAGCCGTTCGATAACTCTCCGAGCGCGGAACAAGCGGTCGCCGAGGGCTTGGAGCGCGCAATGGCGCTACTGCATGCCTGCAGCACCGCCCACGGCTTCGTAGCCTCCCCCAGCGCCGGTCAGAATTATCACCGCATCTGGGGGCGAGACGGCGTCATCATCGCCTTGGCCGCTTTGCAGACGCACGACGGCGAATTGCGCGAAACCGCGCGTCGGACCCTGCAGACCCTGGCGACCTACCAGGGTCCGCACGGCGAGATTCCGAGCAACGTCGATCCCGGCACAAAGCGCATCAGTTACGGCGGCACCACAGGTCGCGTCGATGCCGATCTGTGGTTTGTCATCGGCTGCGGGGAATACTGGCGGGCAACCGGCGACGACGCCTTCCTGGAACGGCTTCTGCCGGTGATCGAGCGCGTGCGATTCCTGCTCGGTGCCTGGGAGTTCAACGCCCGGGGTCTGCTTTACATTCCGCTGACCGGCGACTGGGCCGATGAGTATCTGCACAACGGCTATGTGCTCTACGACCAGTTGCTGTACCTGCAGGCGCAGCGCACCCTCGCTCGCATCCATGCGGCCGTGCATGGCTCACCCGATCATGTCCTGCAAGATCAGACCGGGCGCCTGCTGCACCTGATCCGCGCCAATTACTGGTTCGACGGCGAAGGCATACCCGATGATGCCTACCATGAGGTGCTGTATCGCAAGGGGTTGCAGGCGGCCCCGCACTGCGGCGGACAGCATTGGATGGCGTCCTTCTCGCCCAGCGGATACGGCTACCGTTTCGACGCCTTTGCCAATGTGCTCGCCTCGCTGTTCGACGTCGCCGACGACACCCAGCGCGCCCGTGTCGACGCCTTCATCGGCGAGCAAACCGCCGACTATGAGCTGCCCTTACTGCCCGCCTTCCACCCGGTCATCGAGCCCGTGGACGAAGACTGGGAGAGTCTGCAAGTGATGTTTTCCTACAGTTTCAAGAACAGGCCCTACGAGTTTCACAACGGCGGCCTGTGGCCCGTCGTCACGGGCTTCTACGTCGCCGACCTGGCGCGACGCCAGCGCTTCGACGAGGCGCGCCGTTATCTCCACGGCATACACCGCGCCAACGCGCTGGTGATGGAGAGCGAAGCCTGGGCCTTTCCCGAGTACGTTCACGGCAGGAAGTTCACGCCCGGCGGCACCCGCCATCAGGGCTGGAGCGCCGCCGCAGCCATCATCGGTCACCACGCCGTGCAGGGCCGAGGCCCGTTTCGAATCGATGCCCATGTCGGCTGA
- a CDS encoding HAD-IC family P-type ATPase, with translation MMNTRALIVFAVWLLTLLGLPVRAEETYGPTRPSDTLWGIAGKVYQDETVTRDQAILALLRANPDAFSTPCNANSTLQTGVTLEVPPPAKAIALSADDARREFQRQVKEWEQHRRRGEPLVCPPVSPPSAVSAPTSQATTGATPDQPATPAPTRARPKTETSAAPAPSQARPEQAQLGTEAPTATSATQGQAAPSSAPPPSRAPTPATSSESAPSPAPAPTSEEPNASAEHTETQPALPSILPPGSRPADHPGATAPLAPVAESRHPWGKIGPELAKHGWLIWLGILAVLALVASILFRKHRKSHQERQAAPQEKAPPTAGDFDALSVDEAVQQLHTDLDRGLDSEEASRRLGDYGPNEIKEREESLWHRVFRRFWGPIPWMIEAAALLSAIVQKWDDLAIILIMLLVNAGLDFFQEHRALNALAALKASLANQVIALRDGAFATVMSRDLVPGDIVKLKIGDIVPADVKLLKGDYLSIDQAALTGESLPVSKKSGEVAYANTIVKQGEMLALVVSTGVRTAFAKVVSLVAKAGLEERSHFQKMVIQIGNFLILITLALVVLIIMVALFRHESLLEIARFSLVLTVAAIPVALPAVLSVTMAVGAVNLARRQAIVSRLSAIEELAGVDVFCSDKTGTLTQNRMQVADPVVMDGFDARELFQAAALASQRENNDPMELPIFARLEQQFPHLDLSPYRQTRFVPFDPVRKRTEAVIEGEGETFTAIKGAAQVLLAMADLPDERIAQIEADVDRLASRGYRTLAVGRRRGDAPLELIGLIPLYDPPREDSAEVVRQMQAYGVRVKMVTGDHVAIAREVGRLLGLEQETIQARQLKGSGSQALLGLAEALISAIYRRLKGDVSLREAERFAAEVMDTLDDLYDTRLLDREFIHTHESAIVEMIESVDIFAEVVPEDKYRIVDTLQKGGHIVGMTGDGVNDAPALKKADCGFAVDNATDAARAAADIVLTAPGLSVINEAIEQARVTFERMQSYAIFRIAETIRIILFMTLSIVVFNFYPITALMIILLALLNDIPILAIAYDRTRIERKPVRWNMYELTSLATVLGVMGVIASFLLFYLLQEWGFSHDEIRTFLFLKLIVAGHSTLYITRARGWFWQKPWPAPVLLWATFATEIVGTVFAAEGWLMTPIGWGPALLIWGYALAWFLINDLVKVAASRLIRQSSSHIDDGKLPARAEAVLGV, from the coding sequence ATGATGAACACGCGAGCTCTCATCGTCTTTGCTGTCTGGCTGCTGACCCTCCTTGGCCTACCGGTCCGGGCCGAGGAGACCTACGGCCCGACTCGCCCAAGCGATACGCTCTGGGGGATTGCGGGTAAGGTCTACCAAGACGAGACGGTGACGCGCGATCAAGCGATACTCGCCCTGCTGCGAGCGAATCCCGATGCATTCAGCACGCCCTGCAACGCGAATTCCACCCTGCAAACAGGCGTTACCCTCGAGGTACCGCCGCCGGCGAAAGCGATCGCTCTGAGTGCAGATGACGCCCGGCGCGAGTTCCAGCGGCAAGTGAAGGAATGGGAGCAGCATCGACGCCGTGGAGAGCCCTTGGTCTGCCCGCCCGTCAGCCCCCCTTCGGCCGTGTCGGCTCCGACTTCGCAGGCTACGACCGGGGCGACTCCGGACCAGCCTGCGACTCCGGCGCCAACCCGGGCGCGACCGAAGACCGAGACATCGGCGGCGCCGGCCCCAAGCCAGGCCCGGCCAGAGCAGGCACAGCTCGGCACCGAGGCACCGACAGCAACGTCTGCGACCCAAGGGCAGGCTGCGCCATCATCGGCACCGCCGCCCTCCCGGGCACCAACGCCGGCCACATCAAGCGAGTCTGCGCCATCCCCGGCACCCGCCCCAACCAGTGAGGAACCGAACGCGTCCGCCGAGCACACCGAAACCCAGCCAGCGCTGCCGAGCATCTTACCGCCGGGTTCTCGGCCGGCCGATCACCCCGGCGCAACGGCCCCGCTGGCGCCTGTCGCCGAGTCGCGTCACCCGTGGGGCAAGATCGGGCCTGAGCTTGCGAAGCATGGGTGGCTGATTTGGCTCGGCATCCTCGCCGTACTCGCCCTGGTGGCTAGCATCTTGTTCCGCAAACATCGAAAGAGCCACCAGGAGCGGCAGGCAGCGCCGCAGGAAAAGGCTCCCCCGACCGCGGGCGACTTCGACGCGCTGTCCGTTGACGAGGCGGTACAGCAGTTGCACACCGACCTCGACCGGGGCCTGGATAGTGAGGAGGCGAGCCGGCGCCTGGGGGATTATGGCCCCAACGAGATCAAGGAACGAGAGGAGTCGCTCTGGCACCGCGTCTTCCGGCGCTTCTGGGGACCGATCCCGTGGATGATCGAGGCGGCCGCGCTGCTATCGGCCATCGTTCAGAAATGGGATGACCTTGCCATCATCCTGATCATGCTCCTGGTCAACGCAGGGCTGGATTTCTTCCAGGAACATCGGGCGCTCAACGCCTTGGCAGCGCTCAAGGCAAGCCTTGCCAACCAGGTCATTGCGCTGCGCGACGGCGCCTTCGCAACCGTCATGTCCCGCGACCTGGTGCCCGGCGACATCGTCAAGCTGAAGATCGGCGACATCGTCCCCGCCGACGTGAAGCTGCTCAAGGGGGACTACCTGTCGATCGATCAGGCCGCGCTGACGGGCGAGTCGTTGCCGGTATCCAAGAAGTCCGGCGAGGTGGCCTACGCCAACACCATCGTCAAACAGGGCGAAATGTTGGCGCTCGTGGTGAGTACCGGTGTGCGCACGGCCTTTGCCAAGGTCGTCTCACTGGTCGCCAAGGCCGGCCTGGAAGAACGCAGTCACTTCCAGAAGATGGTGATTCAAATCGGCAATTTCCTGATCCTGATCACGCTGGCATTGGTTGTCCTGATCATCATGGTGGCGCTGTTTCGACACGAGAGCCTGCTCGAGATCGCGCGCTTCTCCCTCGTCCTGACCGTCGCTGCCATTCCGGTGGCGCTACCCGCCGTGCTTTCGGTGACCATGGCGGTCGGCGCGGTCAATCTGGCACGCCGTCAAGCGATCGTTTCGCGACTGTCCGCGATCGAAGAATTGGCCGGCGTCGATGTGTTTTGCTCGGATAAAACCGGCACGCTCACGCAGAACCGGATGCAGGTCGCCGATCCGGTGGTGATGGATGGCTTCGACGCCCGCGAGCTTTTTCAAGCAGCGGCGCTTGCCTCGCAACGGGAGAACAACGACCCCATGGAACTGCCCATCTTCGCTCGCTTGGAGCAGCAGTTCCCGCATCTGGATCTGTCCCCTTACCGCCAGACCCGCTTTGTGCCTTTCGACCCGGTGCGCAAGCGCACAGAGGCCGTCATCGAAGGAGAGGGGGAGACCTTCACCGCCATCAAAGGCGCCGCACAGGTCCTGTTGGCCATGGCCGATCTGCCGGACGAGCGGATCGCCCAGATCGAAGCCGACGTCGACCGGCTCGCCAGCCGCGGCTATCGCACCCTCGCGGTCGGGCGCAGGCGCGGGGATGCCCCGCTCGAGTTGATCGGCCTGATTCCTTTGTACGATCCGCCGCGCGAGGACTCGGCAGAGGTCGTGCGCCAGATGCAGGCCTACGGCGTGCGCGTGAAAATGGTCACCGGTGATCATGTCGCCATCGCCCGGGAGGTCGGACGCCTGTTGGGACTGGAGCAGGAGACCATCCAGGCCCGTCAACTCAAGGGCTCCGGCAGCCAGGCGCTGCTGGGCCTCGCCGAGGCCTTGATCAGCGCCATTTACCGACGCCTCAAGGGCGACGTCTCGCTACGCGAGGCGGAGCGCTTCGCCGCCGAGGTAATGGACACTCTGGATGATCTGTACGACACCCGGCTATTGGACCGCGAGTTCATCCATACGCACGAGTCGGCCATCGTCGAGATGATCGAGTCGGTGGACATCTTTGCCGAGGTGGTGCCGGAGGACAAGTACCGGATCGTCGATACCCTTCAAAAGGGCGGGCACATCGTCGGCATGACCGGTGACGGGGTCAACGATGCACCGGCATTGAAGAAGGCCGACTGCGGATTCGCGGTCGACAACGCCACCGACGCGGCCCGGGCCGCAGCGGATATCGTCCTAACGGCGCCGGGCCTTTCGGTGATCAACGAGGCCATCGAGCAGGCACGGGTCACCTTCGAGCGCATGCAGAGCTATGCGATCTTCCGCATCGCCGAGACCATCCGCATCATCCTGTTTATGACCCTGTCGATCGTTGTGTTCAATTTCTACCCGATCACCGCGCTGATGATCATCCTGCTGGCGCTGCTCAACGATATCCCCATCCTGGCCATCGCCTACGACCGCACGCGGATCGAGCGAAAGCCCGTGCGCTGGAACATGTATGAACTGACGAGTCTGGCCACCGTGCTCGGGGTGATGGGGGTGATCGCCTCCTTCCTGCTGTTTTATCTGTTGCAGGAGTGGGGTTTTTCCCACGACGAGATCCGCACCTTTCTGTTTTTGAAGCTGATCGTGGCGGGACATAGCACCCTGTACATCACTCGCGCCCGCGGCTGGTTCTGGCAGAAGCCCTGGCCCGCTCCGGTGCTGCTCTGGGCAACCTTCGCCACCGAGATTGTCGGCACCGTTTTCGCTGCCGAGGGCTGGCTGATGACCCCGATCGGCTGGGGGCCGGCGCTGTTGATCTGGGGCTACGCGCTGGCCTGGTTCCTGATCAATGATCTGGTCAAGGTGGCGGCCTCACGTCTGATCAGGCAGTCGAGCAGCCACATCGATGACGGGAAATTACCGGCGCGTGCCGAGGCCGTACTCGGAGTGTGA
- a CDS encoding metalloregulator ArsR/SmtB family transcription factor produces the protein MFSAVTIQPTDFFAALAHETRLRCLVLLMRHPELCVCELTHAIGAVQPHVSRHLAQLRELGLVTDRREGLWIFYRVSPALPDWVAAVLHETFDAVCGERPFVEDDRVLAEMPNRPGMPRCA, from the coding sequence ATGTTCTCGGCCGTGACGATTCAACCGACCGATTTCTTCGCCGCACTGGCTCACGAGACGCGCTTGCGTTGCTTGGTCCTGCTGATGCGCCACCCCGAGCTTTGTGTCTGCGAGCTGACACATGCCATCGGGGCGGTTCAGCCGCATGTGTCCAGGCATCTCGCGCAGCTGCGTGAGCTGGGTCTGGTCACGGATCGACGCGAGGGGTTGTGGATCTTCTATCGCGTGAGTCCGGCGCTTCCGGATTGGGTTGCGGCGGTGCTGCACGAGACGTTCGACGCGGTGTGCGGCGAGCGGCCCTTCGTCGAGGACGATCGGGTGCTGGCCGAGATGCCGAACCGGCCGGGTATGCCCCGCTGCGCCTGA
- a CDS encoding LEA type 2 family protein, giving the protein MDHSLRLPWCALFGSPVLLVVYLAAGCAGLTASWTAPEVALLGVQPKLVGLDRQSFLVNLGVTNPNDRALPIKALSYRVQVEGQDLADGASELARLIPAGGTEQVDVEVNSNLLGLMPSLPGLLLAKDTLAWTVSGIAYVDAGGVRLPVPYRRSGTIAPGDLLSGAAF; this is encoded by the coding sequence ATGGACCATTCCCTGCGTTTGCCCTGGTGTGCCCTATTCGGCAGCCCGGTTCTGCTCGTTGTATACCTCGCCGCCGGTTGTGCCGGTCTGACGGCGTCTTGGACGGCGCCCGAGGTCGCGTTGCTCGGCGTGCAGCCGAAGCTCGTCGGGCTCGATCGCCAGTCCTTCCTCGTCAATCTGGGTGTGACGAACCCCAACGATCGCGCTCTTCCGATCAAAGCATTGAGCTATCGGGTCCAGGTCGAGGGTCAGGATCTCGCCGACGGCGCGAGCGAGCTTGCCCGGTTGATCCCGGCGGGCGGGACCGAGCAGGTCGACGTCGAGGTCAACAGCAACCTGCTGGGCTTGATGCCGAGCTTGCCGGGATTGTTGCTCGCCAAGGACACGCTCGCCTGGACGGTCAGCGGAATCGCCTACGTGGATGCCGGCGGTGTACGTTTGCCCGTGCCCTATCGGCGCAGCGGCACGATTGCGCCGGGTGATTTGTTGTCGGGTGCAGCGTTCTAG